The following coding sequences lie in one Sesamum indicum cultivar Zhongzhi No. 13 linkage group LG9, S_indicum_v1.0, whole genome shotgun sequence genomic window:
- the LOC110012615 gene encoding uncharacterized protein LOC110012615, translating to MAEDPEILKLQLGDNPGLSLVTTLLDGSNFLSWMEPFSDSNKAYSMVLRVEKQSEVNSGQAYTTPNMAMQAFKKLDFSRNFQKRKVVVDKKSLICKHCGKSGHLKEGCFEIIGYPEWYKTFLDQKKTNTLTGNRIAVALKTEGERANSTMDDKSVTELVRIEFHKLVEGLKSQNSAGSHD from the exons ATGGCTGAAGATCCAGAGATTTTAAAACTACAGCTAGGAGATAATCCAGGTTTAAGCCTGGTAACTACGCTATTGGATGGATCAAACTTCCTATCTTGGATGGAACCTTTTTCGGATAGCAACAAAGCTTATTCTATGGTTCTTAGGGTAGAAAAACAAAGCGAGGTGAATTCTGGACAAGCATACACAACACCAAACATGGCTATGCAAGCTTTTAAGAAACtagatttttcaagaaatttccAGAAAAGAAAGGTTGTTGTTGACAAGAAATCATTGATCTGCAAACATTGTGGGAAATCCGGACACTTAAAGGAAGGCTGCTTTGAAATTATTGGGTATCCAGAATGGTACAAAACATTCTTGGATCAAAAGAAAACCAACACACTCACTGGAAACAGAATTGCAGTAGCTCTCAAAACAGAAGGTGAAAGAGCCAACAGCACCATGGATGATAAATCTGTTACAGAACTTGTGAGAATAGAATTCCACAAACTGGTTGAAGGTTTGAAGTCACAAAACTCTGCAG GATCACATGACTAA